From one Tautonia marina genomic stretch:
- a CDS encoding sugar phosphate isomerase/epimerase family protein → MKIGMNLLLWADTVTPEHDPLLEELKAMGFDGVEIPIFNGADTAPYERLGKRLKDLGLGATAVTVMSPEANPISPDAGVRNAAIQHLDGVLACCAASGAEVLCGPIHSALGQFSGEAPTEEEFKRGVDTLQKVSEKAQGHGVLLACEYLNRFENYFLTTAQQMARFVDAVGHPSCGMMYDSFHAHIEEKAQKAAIGSCGNRIIHAHVSENDRGTPGTGQVDWDGYFSGLKDVGFDRWYTIEAFGRALPALAAATRVWRDLFPDPMGLCREGLAFIKQRTGG, encoded by the coding sequence ATGAAGATCGGGATGAACCTCTTGCTCTGGGCCGATACCGTGACGCCCGAGCATGACCCACTCCTGGAAGAATTGAAGGCGATGGGGTTCGACGGCGTCGAGATCCCGATCTTCAACGGGGCCGACACCGCGCCCTACGAGCGGCTCGGCAAGCGATTAAAGGATCTCGGACTCGGCGCAACGGCGGTCACAGTGATGTCGCCTGAGGCGAACCCGATTTCACCCGATGCCGGGGTTCGAAACGCGGCAATTCAGCACCTTGACGGTGTCTTGGCCTGTTGCGCGGCGAGTGGGGCGGAAGTCCTGTGCGGGCCGATTCACTCGGCCCTGGGTCAGTTTTCCGGTGAGGCTCCCACGGAGGAAGAATTCAAGCGTGGCGTTGACACCCTGCAGAAGGTCTCCGAGAAAGCGCAGGGCCACGGAGTCTTGCTCGCCTGTGAATACCTCAATCGCTTCGAGAATTACTTCCTGACCACCGCTCAGCAGATGGCAAGGTTCGTCGACGCTGTCGGCCATCCGTCGTGTGGGATGATGTACGACAGCTTTCACGCTCATATCGAGGAAAAAGCCCAGAAGGCGGCGATCGGCTCCTGCGGGAACCGGATCATCCACGCCCACGTCTCCGAGAACGACCGAGGGACACCCGGCACCGGTCAGGTGGACTGGGATGGTTATTTCTCGGGCCTCAAGGACGTTGGCTTCGACCGTTGGTACACGATCGAGGCCTTCGGCCGGGCCTTGCCCGCCCTGGCCGCCGCCACCCGCGTTTGGCGCGATCTGTTCCCAGACCCGATGGGCCTCTGCCGCGAAGGGCTCGCGTTCATCAAGCAGCGAACAGGGGGCTGA
- a CDS encoding ACT domain-containing protein, with the protein MTAHRLTLFLHQDNYAVARVDPGDGCPDWPAARSGTLCSQTWTDRELSIVCPADRVPAHVNAERGWRLLEVEGPLPFELTGVLASIAGPLAEDEVNLFVVSSFETDYVLVPDRFLDRAIAALLQAGHEVRTL; encoded by the coding sequence ATGACCGCTCATCGCTTGACCCTATTTCTCCACCAGGACAATTACGCCGTCGCCCGGGTCGACCCGGGTGACGGTTGTCCCGACTGGCCCGCGGCGAGGTCCGGAACCCTTTGCTCGCAAACCTGGACCGACCGAGAGCTGTCGATCGTCTGCCCTGCTGATCGCGTTCCAGCCCACGTCAACGCCGAGCGCGGATGGCGACTCCTTGAGGTCGAAGGCCCCCTGCCCTTTGAACTGACCGGAGTCCTTGCCTCAATCGCCGGCCCACTGGCCGAGGACGAGGTCAATCTGTTCGTCGTCTCCAGTTTCGAGACGGATTACGTGCTTGTGCCCGATCGGTTCCTTGACCGGGCAATCGCGGCCCTCCTCCAGGCCGGTCATGAGGTCCGAACCCTCTGA
- the typA gene encoding translational GTPase TypA, with protein sequence MTRRDDIRNVAIIAHVDHGKTTLVDAMLRQSGSFRENQLMGDCILDSNDLERERGITILAKNIAIGYGATKINIIDTPGHADFGGEVERTLQMADGCLLLVDSFEGPMPQTKFVLRKAFANKLRPIVVVNKIDRPDARPLEVLDEVFEAFIELGADDLQLDFPYLFASGRSGYASHDPEARSGDIRPLLDLIVEKIPGPEVNADGPLKMLCTTLDFSEYVGRIAIGRIASGTVKKGQSASLVKAGAKVVPSTVNQVLVFDKLGRVEVESASAGDLVALVGLPAVDIGDTIASADDPTPLPRIEVDEPTLSMFFTINDSPLTGEGEYLTSRHLKDRLDRELQSNVALRVEPTEDRDSFMVSGRGLLHLSVLIETMRREGYELSVGKPEVVTKMIDGVKHEPYEYLVIDVPQEHRGPAMELVGNRRGELLNMDLKGTYAHMEFVIPARGLLGLRTRLLSATQGEAIMHHNFHEFRPFRGDIPRRPNGVMISNCRGQAIAFALDGLQQRGVMFVAPGDEVYEGMIVAEHARDNDLVVNPSKEKKLTNMRASGSDKNILLKPPRELTLEIALEYIEDDELVEVTPSKIRLRKKELREEDRKRAERSSKDRKKAVGA encoded by the coding sequence ATGACCCGACGCGACGATATCCGAAACGTGGCCATCATCGCCCACGTCGACCACGGGAAGACCACCCTGGTCGATGCCATGCTCCGCCAGTCGGGCTCGTTCCGTGAGAACCAGCTCATGGGCGACTGCATCCTCGACTCCAACGACCTGGAGCGCGAGCGAGGCATCACCATTCTCGCCAAGAATATCGCCATCGGCTACGGCGCGACGAAGATCAATATCATCGACACTCCCGGCCACGCCGACTTCGGCGGTGAGGTCGAGCGTACCCTGCAGATGGCCGACGGCTGCCTCCTGCTGGTCGACTCGTTCGAAGGACCAATGCCGCAGACCAAGTTCGTCCTGCGCAAGGCCTTTGCCAACAAGCTCCGGCCGATCGTCGTCGTCAACAAGATCGACCGGCCCGACGCCCGACCGCTTGAAGTGCTCGACGAGGTCTTCGAAGCCTTCATCGAGCTGGGAGCCGATGATCTCCAGCTCGACTTCCCCTACCTGTTCGCCTCGGGCCGATCGGGCTACGCCTCGCACGACCCCGAGGCCCGATCCGGCGACATTCGCCCGCTGCTCGACCTGATCGTCGAAAAGATCCCCGGCCCCGAGGTCAACGCCGACGGCCCCCTGAAGATGCTCTGTACGACGCTCGACTTCTCCGAGTACGTCGGCCGGATCGCCATTGGCCGGATCGCCTCGGGAACCGTCAAGAAGGGGCAATCGGCCTCGCTGGTGAAGGCCGGCGCCAAGGTCGTCCCGAGCACGGTCAATCAGGTCCTCGTCTTCGACAAGCTCGGCCGGGTCGAGGTCGAATCCGCCTCGGCCGGCGACCTCGTCGCCCTGGTCGGCCTGCCGGCGGTGGACATCGGCGACACGATCGCCTCGGCCGACGACCCGACCCCCTTGCCTCGCATCGAGGTCGACGAGCCGACCCTCAGCATGTTCTTCACGATCAACGACTCCCCGTTGACCGGCGAAGGGGAATACCTGACCTCCCGCCACCTCAAGGACCGCCTCGACCGCGAATTGCAATCGAACGTCGCGCTCCGCGTCGAGCCGACCGAGGACCGGGACTCGTTCATGGTCTCCGGTCGAGGTCTGCTCCACCTTTCCGTCCTCATCGAGACAATGCGACGCGAGGGGTACGAGCTGTCCGTCGGCAAGCCCGAGGTCGTCACCAAGATGATCGACGGCGTCAAGCACGAGCCGTACGAGTACCTCGTCATCGACGTCCCCCAGGAGCACCGCGGCCCGGCCATGGAACTGGTCGGCAACCGTCGGGGCGAGCTGCTGAACATGGACCTGAAGGGCACCTACGCCCACATGGAATTCGTCATCCCCGCCCGTGGCCTGCTCGGCCTCCGCACCCGGTTACTGAGCGCCACCCAGGGCGAGGCGATCATGCACCACAACTTCCACGAATTCCGCCCGTTCCGCGGCGACATTCCCCGCCGTCCGAACGGCGTGATGATCAGCAACTGCCGAGGCCAGGCGATCGCCTTCGCCCTCGACGGCCTCCAGCAGCGCGGCGTGATGTTCGTCGCCCCCGGAGACGAGGTCTACGAAGGCATGATCGTCGCCGAGCATGCCCGGGATAACGACCTCGTCGTCAACCCGAGCAAGGAGAAGAAGCTCACCAACATGCGGGCCTCCGGCTCCGACAAGAACATCCTGCTGAAGCCCCCCCGCGAGCTGACCCTCGAAATCGCTCTCGAATACATCGAGGACGACGAGCTTGTCGAGGTCACCCCCTCCAAGATCCGCCTCCGGAAGAAGGAACTCCGCGAGGAAGACCGCAAGCGAGCCGAGCGTTCCTCCAAGGACCGCAAGAAGGCCGTCGGGGCGTGA
- a CDS encoding polyprenyl synthetase family protein, translating to MIEVARPSPVIDWLAPPSDRDRIDRSLHEFLAESRRRYLGNTHLVSLYERMCECVLNGGKRIRPRLCLASYRIVSGADETPPRPVWQVASSLELFHAFMLVHDDLIDESVVRRDQDALHEALRREHDRPDSDRARKLGRDLALLGGDLMFALGMRMVSRSGIDPTVVLQIQSLLSDMLLETGLGEALDVLYDDRPLEGMTEGQIVEAYVRKTARYSISGPLVLGAMLAQAPRAVWRALDRYGDLLGLGYQIRNDLDAMTIGPDEGDHPDLDGGKRTLLLWTAYQRLSSTGRLDLERALGSPPTLDRRRRLDHLIRESGAIDACEDRLRSLQEEAHATLLESPLDPIQRRSFLALVDLLPGGVPSPSPSAVAN from the coding sequence GTGATCGAGGTCGCCCGCCCCTCCCCGGTCATTGATTGGCTCGCGCCACCGAGCGATCGTGATCGGATCGACCGGTCTCTTCACGAGTTCCTCGCCGAGTCGCGGCGAAGGTATCTTGGCAACACCCATCTCGTCAGTTTGTACGAACGAATGTGCGAGTGTGTTCTCAACGGCGGAAAACGCATTCGTCCGCGGCTTTGCCTGGCAAGTTACCGGATCGTGTCGGGGGCTGATGAAACGCCACCGAGACCAGTCTGGCAAGTGGCGAGCAGTCTGGAACTGTTCCACGCGTTCATGCTGGTTCACGATGACCTGATCGATGAGAGCGTGGTCCGGCGAGACCAGGATGCCTTGCACGAGGCGTTGCGGAGGGAGCATGATCGCCCCGACTCGGATCGCGCCCGGAAACTGGGGCGTGACCTGGCCTTGCTCGGTGGCGACCTGATGTTCGCCCTTGGGATGCGGATGGTGAGCCGGTCGGGAATTGATCCGACGGTCGTGCTTCAAATCCAATCGTTGCTGTCGGACATGCTCCTTGAAACGGGGCTCGGTGAAGCGCTCGATGTTCTCTACGACGATCGTCCGCTTGAGGGCATGACGGAAGGTCAGATTGTTGAGGCTTATGTCCGGAAAACGGCTCGCTACAGTATCTCGGGCCCTCTGGTCCTGGGCGCGATGCTCGCGCAGGCCCCCAGAGCTGTCTGGCGGGCACTGGATCGGTATGGCGATTTGCTGGGCCTGGGGTATCAGATCCGCAATGATCTCGACGCCATGACCATCGGTCCCGACGAAGGAGATCACCCCGACCTCGACGGTGGGAAGCGCACCCTACTGCTCTGGACAGCCTACCAACGGCTTTCCTCTACAGGCAGACTGGATCTGGAGCGAGCCCTGGGGAGTCCGCCGACGCTGGATCGTCGCCGACGGCTCGACCACCTGATCCGCGAGAGTGGCGCAATCGATGCGTGCGAAGATCGTTTGCGATCGCTTCAGGAGGAGGCCCACGCCACCCTTCTGGAGTCTCCGCTTGATCCCATTCAGCGCCGATCGTTCCTGGCCCTGGTCGACCTGCTGCCGGGTGGTGTTCCGAGCCCTTCCCCGAGTGCCGTTGCGAATTGA
- a CDS encoding phytoene desaturase, whose translation MSMGVSASIDPNVASADRPDTGDSRPKAVVIGSGFGGLAAAIRLQAKGYCTTILEMRDKPGGRAYVFEDEGFIFDAGPTIITVPFIFDELAEVAGKRLSDYVSIVPCDPYYRIYFDDGMTFDYVGDPERFEAEIRKFNPADVEGYRRFADYTRRVFDRAFSDLAHHSFHSVWEMAKVAPDLIKLRAEVPVFRRVSQFIQDPHLRIALSFEPLLIGGNPLRSSSIYAMIHYLEKTWGVHFAMGGTGALVNGLVRMFQDIGGQIELNARVEEIEVENGQARRVRLADGRRFDAEVVVSNGDVANTYRKLIRPEHRRKWTDRRLERMRYAMSLFVIYFGTNRTYDHMPHHSILLGPRYEGLLRDIFDRKIVADDFSLYLHAPTRTDPSLAPPGCEGFYVLSPVPHLGGGQDWDAIKEDYADRILASMEKEHLLPDVRKHLVTQRIFTPKDFETQLDAYMGTAFQFEPVLTQSAWFRPHNKSEDVEGLYFVGAGTHPGAGLPGVVSSAKVLDHWIPPVKRSV comes from the coding sequence ATGAGTATGGGAGTGTCTGCCTCGATTGATCCGAATGTGGCATCGGCGGATCGTCCTGACACGGGCGACTCGCGTCCGAAAGCGGTGGTGATCGGGAGCGGCTTCGGTGGCCTGGCTGCGGCAATTCGCCTGCAGGCCAAGGGGTATTGCACGACCATTCTTGAGATGCGGGATAAGCCTGGCGGTCGTGCTTATGTTTTCGAGGATGAAGGCTTCATCTTCGATGCCGGCCCCACCATCATCACCGTGCCGTTCATCTTCGACGAACTGGCGGAGGTTGCCGGAAAACGGCTCAGTGACTACGTCTCAATCGTTCCTTGCGACCCGTATTATCGTATTTACTTTGATGATGGGATGACGTTCGACTACGTCGGCGATCCCGAGCGGTTCGAGGCGGAGATTCGTAAGTTCAACCCTGCGGACGTGGAAGGGTATCGGCGCTTTGCGGATTACACTCGCCGCGTGTTCGACCGGGCCTTTTCCGACCTGGCCCATCACTCGTTTCACAGTGTCTGGGAGATGGCCAAGGTCGCTCCCGACCTGATTAAGCTGCGGGCCGAAGTGCCGGTGTTTCGCCGCGTTTCGCAGTTTATTCAGGATCCGCATCTGCGGATTGCCCTGTCGTTCGAGCCGCTGCTGATTGGGGGTAATCCGCTGCGATCGTCGTCGATTTACGCGATGATTCACTACCTGGAGAAGACCTGGGGCGTCCACTTTGCGATGGGAGGGACGGGAGCCCTGGTCAACGGCCTCGTCCGCATGTTTCAGGACATCGGCGGTCAGATTGAGTTGAATGCTCGGGTCGAGGAGATCGAGGTCGAGAACGGTCAAGCCCGGCGTGTCCGCCTGGCCGACGGTCGCCGGTTTGACGCCGAGGTGGTGGTTTCCAATGGTGATGTGGCGAATACCTATCGCAAGCTGATCCGCCCCGAACATCGGCGCAAGTGGACCGACCGGCGGCTGGAACGGATGCGGTACGCCATGAGCCTGTTCGTGATCTACTTCGGCACGAATCGGACCTACGACCACATGCCGCACCACTCCATTCTCCTCGGTCCGCGCTACGAAGGGCTGTTGCGCGATATTTTTGACCGCAAGATCGTGGCCGATGACTTTTCGCTCTACCTTCACGCCCCCACACGGACCGACCCGAGCCTGGCACCTCCCGGTTGCGAGGGGTTTTATGTGCTGAGTCCTGTGCCTCACCTCGGCGGCGGTCAAGACTGGGACGCCATCAAGGAGGATTACGCTGACCGCATCCTTGCTTCGATGGAGAAAGAGCACCTCTTGCCGGATGTCCGGAAGCACCTCGTCACCCAAAGGATCTTCACGCCGAAGGATTTTGAGACGCAGCTCGATGCTTACATGGGAACAGCCTTCCAGTTCGAGCCGGTCCTGACGCAATCGGCCTGGTTCCGACCCCACAACAAGAGCGAAGATGTGGAGGGCCTCTATTTTGTCGGAGCAGGAACCCATCCGGGGGCGGGTCTTCCCGGCGTGGTCAGCAGTGCCAAGGTGCTCGATCACTGGATTCCGCCGGTCAAACGATCGGTTTAG
- a CDS encoding phytoene/squalene synthase family protein yields MTGSLDQAIGERRCRRITRHYAKTFFFASHCLPREIRRHAYAVYGFCRWADNAVDEAADFDDASRRLDHVRGVLAVAYSEAPAPSGVLAFRKTLRDRAIPRRLFDDLLDGMAMDLTEDRYPDYPALDLYCYRVAGVVGLMMTLVFGYRDECCLPHALALGRAMQLTNILRDVREDLERGRIYLPQDELARFGVSEEQLAEQRVDDSFRAFMRFQIDRAREAYAEAEQGIPFLIGMASRLTVRVMGRLYGGILDEIERLDYDVFQTRAHVSTSRKLRLLAACQRETIGETLRRSWS; encoded by the coding sequence ATGACCGGCTCTCTCGACCAGGCGATCGGAGAACGGCGCTGCCGACGCATCACCCGACACTACGCCAAAACGTTCTTCTTTGCCTCACATTGCTTGCCGCGTGAGATCCGTCGGCACGCTTACGCGGTTTATGGCTTTTGCCGGTGGGCCGATAACGCAGTGGATGAGGCGGCGGACTTTGACGACGCGTCGCGGCGTCTCGATCACGTCCGAGGTGTGCTGGCAGTAGCCTACTCAGAGGCCCCGGCACCCTCGGGAGTTCTGGCGTTTCGGAAGACGCTGCGCGATCGAGCGATTCCCCGACGGCTGTTCGACGACCTGCTGGACGGGATGGCGATGGATCTGACCGAGGATCGTTATCCGGACTATCCCGCCCTTGACCTGTATTGCTATCGAGTGGCCGGGGTCGTTGGGTTGATGATGACGCTCGTGTTCGGGTATCGTGACGAATGCTGCCTGCCTCATGCGCTCGCACTTGGTCGGGCGATGCAATTGACCAACATCCTCCGAGATGTCCGAGAAGATCTCGAACGGGGCCGCATCTACCTGCCTCAAGATGAGCTGGCCCGATTCGGCGTCTCAGAGGAACAGTTGGCCGAACAGCGTGTTGATGACTCGTTTCGGGCCTTCATGCGGTTCCAGATCGATCGGGCCAGAGAAGCGTACGCCGAAGCTGAACAGGGCATCCCGTTCCTGATCGGTATGGCCAGCCGCCTGACGGTCCGAGTCATGGGACGGCTTTATGGCGGCATCCTCGACGAGATCGAGCGACTCGATTATGACGTCTTTCAGACCCGAGCCCACGTCTCAACCTCACGCAAGCTCCGGTTGCTGGCAGCCTGTCAACGAGAGACGATCGGCGAAACTTTGCGACGTTCCTGGAGCTGA
- a CDS encoding carbon storage regulator translates to MLVLGRKPSERILIGSELRITVISLEGKQVRLGIEAPAEVAIVREEVIAKDQRSPCMNHKQTRPSKV, encoded by the coding sequence ATGCTGGTACTGGGTCGCAAGCCGTCCGAGCGGATCCTGATCGGAAGTGAGTTGCGGATCACCGTGATCAGCCTGGAAGGGAAACAGGTCCGCCTCGGGATTGAAGCACCCGCCGAGGTGGCCATTGTTCGGGAAGAAGTGATCGCGAAGGATCAACGATCCCCTTGCATGAACCACAAACAGACCAGGCCGTCGAAGGTGTGA
- a CDS encoding XRE family transcriptional regulator has protein sequence MARCKSSPEVVRTKCELANRLKEIRTEQYGDRGGPELARRLNLPIRTWYNYETGVTVPSEVLLRFIELTDVEPRWLLHGEGAKLRRSRPMMTDRLSSLEPSGSVGDLLRQVLTMLEQRSEGGAGSTPILPRGIELDQQADQVLVHVEEIEGSEQGGQETFKTLPMKREWLDKSRNFHCLKVRGTAMMPVLADGAVVGIAERPESPEVLNGALVAARIEDRVLIRWLQVAGHVVLLRAENPAFEPEIVPTRTGDENSDVETIPFRRVLWSCTPHVAPVS, from the coding sequence ATGGCACGCTGCAAGAGTTCTCCGGAGGTCGTTCGCACCAAGTGTGAACTGGCCAATCGTTTGAAAGAGATTCGAACCGAGCAATATGGCGATCGGGGGGGGCCTGAGCTGGCTCGTCGGCTAAACCTGCCCATTCGCACCTGGTACAACTATGAAACGGGGGTCACGGTCCCCTCGGAGGTCCTTCTTCGTTTCATTGAATTGACGGATGTCGAGCCCCGGTGGCTGCTCCATGGCGAAGGCGCCAAACTTCGACGCAGCCGCCCGATGATGACCGATCGACTCTCGAGTTTGGAGCCCTCCGGCTCGGTGGGTGACCTGCTGCGTCAGGTGCTGACCATGCTGGAGCAGCGTTCGGAGGGAGGCGCGGGTTCGACTCCCATCCTGCCTCGTGGGATCGAACTCGACCAGCAAGCCGATCAGGTGCTCGTTCACGTCGAGGAGATCGAAGGAAGCGAACAAGGCGGCCAGGAAACGTTCAAGACCTTGCCAATGAAGCGTGAATGGCTCGACAAGTCTCGGAATTTCCACTGCCTGAAAGTCCGAGGGACAGCCATGATGCCCGTCCTGGCCGATGGTGCGGTGGTCGGCATCGCGGAACGTCCTGAATCGCCCGAGGTTCTCAACGGGGCTCTCGTTGCGGCTCGAATCGAGGATCGCGTCTTGATTCGATGGCTCCAGGTCGCCGGGCACGTCGTCCTGCTTCGCGCTGAAAATCCCGCCTTCGAGCCCGAGATCGTGCCGACGCGAACCGGCGACGAGAATTCGGACGTGGAGACGATTCCGTTCCGCCGAGTTCTCTGGTCGTGTACCCCCCATGTCGCGCCAGTCTCTTGA
- a CDS encoding FHA domain-containing protein, producing MDYQLVVLKGRSAAKTLRLADGVTTIGRQEGCELTLRSSQVSRKHCQLFEKKGLLLVKDLGSANGTFVNGKRIEEQRVLEPGDLLMVGPIEFRVESLTAAAGSGAAAQEVASGSGAGTKASDTAIPEPVGAPIALDDDDVLEFVIGGDEDQPQPAAKPAPVQPEPASPASKPAPKPQASPAAKAPAPKQAKPKEEPKQEPAAEDEGANEAIAEFLMGIEVDDDDRR from the coding sequence ATGGATTACCAGCTCGTCGTCCTCAAAGGTCGAAGCGCCGCGAAGACTCTCCGTCTGGCCGATGGCGTCACGACGATCGGTCGTCAGGAGGGATGCGAGTTGACCCTGCGGTCCTCCCAGGTGAGCCGCAAGCATTGTCAGCTGTTCGAGAAGAAGGGTCTTCTCCTGGTCAAGGATCTCGGGAGCGCCAACGGCACGTTCGTCAACGGCAAGCGCATCGAGGAGCAGCGGGTGCTGGAACCGGGCGATCTGCTGATGGTCGGCCCCATCGAATTCCGGGTCGAATCCCTCACGGCTGCCGCCGGCTCCGGTGCGGCCGCTCAAGAGGTTGCCTCAGGATCTGGAGCGGGAACCAAGGCGTCCGACACGGCAATCCCCGAACCCGTGGGAGCACCGATCGCCCTCGATGACGATGACGTTCTCGAATTTGTCATTGGTGGCGACGAGGACCAACCTCAGCCAGCGGCCAAGCCCGCCCCTGTCCAACCTGAACCCGCTTCGCCGGCATCCAAACCAGCCCCGAAACCTCAGGCAAGTCCGGCCGCGAAGGCCCCGGCTCCCAAACAAGCCAAGCCAAAAGAGGAACCCAAACAAGAGCCGGCGGCCGAAGACGAAGGAGCCAATGAGGCGATTGCGGAATTTCTGATGGGAATCGAGGTCGATGACGACGATCGCCGGTGA
- the tig gene encoding trigger factor has translation MSTGENERDELQADTLATDEGEGVQELDAPKRRLNLDVHITDAGPCKKHLKIAVPRSDIDQQFEESLGTFRREALVPGFRPGKAPTQLVQRRYRKEVAGQVKSALLMACMEQLDEEHKLNPITQPDFDFEALEIPEDGPMEFELEVEVQPEFEVPEYKNLVVKRPVRKIAEADVDRQYQAFLERYAQVVPKLEGGADPGDFVVADLTFLNDGQTLNEVKEVQFRLQPQLRFQDGVIPELAKALTGVKPGESRSAKAEIGTSSPDEALRGKSVDVTIQVHDLKTIRLPETDQAFFQGIGFENEADLKDALRSVLERRVEFQARQAVRRQIVEQLIERCPFDLPADLVKRQEISTLRRLVNEMREAGYSDSELRAREAEIRANAHDVTLRNLKEFFLLSKIADAEEIKVEDDDLAEEIELIAMRSDETPRRVRSRLEKEGQLENLATQILERKAIDRILEYITVELEEVSTPEEEPDADTLDETALPASSEEAEAASEAAEGSSEQQ, from the coding sequence ATGAGCACCGGGGAGAATGAGCGCGACGAACTCCAGGCCGATACCCTTGCCACCGATGAGGGTGAGGGTGTTCAAGAGCTTGACGCACCCAAGCGACGGCTCAATCTGGATGTTCACATTACCGACGCCGGGCCGTGCAAGAAGCACCTCAAAATTGCGGTCCCGCGGTCGGATATCGATCAGCAGTTCGAGGAGTCGCTGGGGACCTTTCGCCGCGAGGCGCTCGTTCCCGGCTTCCGTCCGGGGAAGGCCCCGACGCAACTCGTTCAGCGTCGCTATCGCAAGGAAGTTGCCGGTCAGGTCAAATCGGCCCTGCTGATGGCCTGCATGGAGCAACTTGACGAGGAACACAAGCTCAATCCCATCACGCAGCCGGACTTCGATTTCGAGGCGCTCGAAATTCCCGAAGACGGTCCGATGGAGTTCGAGCTTGAGGTTGAGGTTCAACCCGAGTTTGAAGTGCCGGAATACAAGAACCTGGTCGTCAAGCGGCCGGTTCGGAAGATTGCCGAGGCGGATGTTGACCGCCAGTATCAGGCCTTCCTCGAACGATATGCTCAGGTTGTGCCCAAGCTGGAAGGTGGGGCCGACCCTGGCGATTTCGTCGTGGCGGACCTGACCTTCCTCAATGACGGGCAGACCCTGAACGAGGTCAAGGAGGTCCAGTTCCGCCTCCAGCCTCAACTTCGATTTCAGGATGGCGTCATTCCCGAACTTGCCAAGGCCTTGACGGGTGTCAAGCCGGGTGAGTCGCGCTCTGCTAAGGCCGAGATCGGTACGTCATCTCCCGATGAGGCGCTGCGTGGCAAGTCGGTCGATGTGACGATTCAGGTCCACGACCTGAAGACCATCCGATTGCCCGAGACGGACCAGGCGTTCTTTCAGGGGATCGGCTTCGAGAACGAGGCGGATCTGAAAGATGCCTTGAGGTCGGTTCTGGAACGTCGCGTCGAATTCCAGGCGCGGCAGGCGGTTCGTCGGCAGATTGTCGAGCAGTTGATCGAGCGCTGCCCGTTTGATCTGCCGGCCGATCTGGTCAAGCGTCAGGAAATCTCCACGCTGCGTCGGCTCGTCAATGAGATGCGTGAGGCCGGTTACAGCGACTCCGAACTGCGGGCTCGCGAGGCCGAGATTCGGGCCAATGCTCACGACGTCACCTTGCGGAATCTGAAAGAGTTCTTCTTGCTCTCCAAGATCGCCGACGCTGAGGAAATCAAGGTTGAGGATGACGACCTGGCTGAGGAAATCGAGCTGATCGCCATGCGATCGGACGAAACACCTCGCCGTGTCCGGTCCCGACTTGAGAAGGAAGGCCAACTGGAGAATCTGGCCACGCAGATCCTCGAACGCAAGGCGATCGATCGGATTCTGGAATACATTACGGTGGAGCTGGAGGAAGTTTCGACTCCTGAGGAGGAGCCGGACGCCGACACCCTCGATGAAACGGCCCTGCCCGCGTCGTCTGAGGAGGCCGAAGCGGCCTCGGAGGCGGCGGAAGGATCGTCCGAGCAACAATGA
- a CDS encoding ClpP family protease — translation MSFNRVPFDADPMSPVLQRNRNYASQRQMTLSDLLLENRIVFLEGPINDGIANITVMKFLYLQYENRSQGISFYINSPGGSVTATMAIYDTMQFIDCPVATYCIGMAASGAAVLLAGGTKGKRYALPHSKVMIHQPYGQVGGQISDIEIQAREIIDTKREINEILAKHTGQPFEVVARDTERDRYLKALEAREYGIVDHVVGHIPKDESKKGEPSK, via the coding sequence ATGAGCTTCAATCGCGTGCCCTTCGACGCCGACCCCATGTCGCCCGTCTTGCAACGCAACCGGAATTACGCCAGTCAGCGCCAGATGACGCTGAGCGATCTGCTGCTGGAAAATCGGATCGTCTTCCTCGAAGGACCGATTAACGACGGGATCGCCAACATCACGGTCATGAAGTTCTTGTACCTTCAGTACGAGAACCGATCGCAGGGGATCAGCTTCTACATCAACAGCCCCGGCGGCTCCGTAACGGCGACGATGGCCATCTATGACACCATGCAGTTCATCGACTGCCCGGTGGCGACCTACTGCATCGGCATGGCCGCCTCCGGCGCCGCGGTCCTGCTGGCTGGTGGGACCAAGGGGAAGCGCTACGCCCTGCCGCACTCGAAAGTGATGATCCACCAGCCTTACGGCCAGGTCGGCGGCCAGATTTCGGACATTGAGATTCAGGCCCGCGAGATCATCGACACGAAGCGAGAGATCAACGAGATTCTCGCCAAGCATACCGGCCAGCCGTTCGAGGTCGTTGCGCGAGATACCGAACGAGACCGTTACCTCAAGGCCCTGGAGGCCCGGGAGTACGGCATCGTCGATCATGTTGTGGGACACATTCCCAAAGATGAGTCGAAGAAGGGCGAGCCCTCGAAGTGA